A single region of the Gossypium arboreum isolate Shixiya-1 chromosome 12, ASM2569848v2, whole genome shotgun sequence genome encodes:
- the LOC108479187 gene encoding LOW QUALITY PROTEIN: formin-like protein 20 (The sequence of the model RefSeq protein was modified relative to this genomic sequence to represent the inferred CDS: deleted 2 bases in 1 codon) yields the protein MALFRRLFYRKPPDRLLEISERVYVFDCCFSTDVLEEDEYKVYMGGIVAQLQDHFPDASFMVFNFREGEKRSQISDILTQYDMTVMDYPRQYEGCPLLPLEMIHHFLRSSESWLSLEGQQNVLLMHCERGGWPILAFMLSGLLLYRKQYTGEQKTLEMIYKQAPRDLLQLLSPLNPQPSQLRYLQYISRRNLGSDWPPSDTPLFLDHLILRVLPLFEGGKGCRPAVRVYGQDPETPANRSSKLLFSTSKTKKQIRHFLKEECAMVKIDIHCRIQGDIVLEFIHLDEDLVHEEMIFRVMFNTAFVRANVLTLYRDEIDVLWDAKDQFPKDFIAEVLFSDPDAVVPGLTRVVASDDGNEIESASPEEFFEVEEIFSNAVDAVEGKVDDSSLIVPHNKPDQKDVWREDGDPPTFQDCASDDGNHKHDTKVYSSIDAVKDIAVDDVNYKLDKISSDINTVKDIAVDDGDMKIDSVVFTVDVLRDRETKEVIEDVIDKLEEMQDKGNRAHTIPLKKSESKMFEQRLKTDVSQPKPEKLLSASKKQAALDPKPALDSVLLKPKNDQLEPQGPARQAKPNIISRWIPPNNGSYTNSMHVSYPPSRYNSAPPVLSSITSDSGSNRKGSIGAVILEDVSSEQKSQMVEPFKSTDSPKEIFTTPIIPTSTTGLQQSVSIPLPPPHIPSPPPPPPPPPPPPPPPLSRTSLAASPPLLLLPALPLPLFFPLHPSIHLTKWQICRILVWFHNLHLQPLLRLLLPLLFPLPRFLISRLLNWLCLPAPPPWKSGYSLDASFVACSSSPHATTLISTSKLGNVPPPPPPPPPIPGAMTPSFTRGVPSPPPPPPPPPMTRAPTTPLPPPPPPPPPPPTRHGASLQSSYYGALPPPPPPMPSHHGASPAPPLSQGTPATPPPPPPRFGAPPPPPPPPSLKSTAPPPPPPPPLMSSAPPPPSLLPSVPGPPPPPPPPPSVSSAPPPKFGVPPPPPPPLRGAPPPPPPRGAPPPPPPPARGEPAPPPPPMRGAPAPPPPPMRGAPPPPPGGAPPPPPPPGGRAPGPPAPPGAPRGAPPPPPLGARAADVRGRGRGLSRPGAAAAPRRSSLKPLHWSKVTRAIQGSLWEELQRYGEPQIAPEFDVSEIETLFSAVVPKPADSGGKSGGQRKSAGSKPDKVHLIDLRRANNTEIMLTKVKMPLSDMMAAVLAMDDTALDVDQVENLIKFCPTKEEMELLKGYSGDKENLGKCEQYFLELMKVPRVESKLRVFSFKIQFGSQISEFRKSLNTVNSACNEVRNSVKLKEIMKKILYLGNTLNQGTARGSAIGFKLDSLLKLTDTRASTSKMTLMHYLCKVLAAKAPALLDFHLEFVSLEAATKIQLKSLAEEMQAIIKGLEKLKQELVASENDGPVSEVFRKTLKEFISVAETEVVSLTNLYSMVGRNADALALYFGEDPARCPFEQVTATLLNFVRLFRKAHEENVKQAELDKKKAEKEAEMEKAKEANLKKKSAK from the exons ATGGCGCTGTTCAGACGCTTGTTTTACCGGAAGCCGCCGGATCGGCTTCTCGAGATCTCAGAACGTGTCTACG TATTTGACTGCTGCTTCTCCACGGATGTGTTGGAAGAAGATGAGTACAAGGTGTATATGGGTGGCATTGTGGCACAGCTACAAGACCATTTTCCAGATGCTTCTTTCATGGTGTTTAATTTCAGAGAAGGGGAGAAGCGGAGCCAAATTTCAGACATTTTAACTCAGTATGATATGACTGTTATGGATTACCCACGGCAATATGAGGGATGCCCTCTGCTTCCGCTTGAAATGATTCATCACTTCCTTCGCTCGAGTGAAAGCTGGTTGTCTTTGGAAGGGCAGCAGAATGTGCTTCTGATGCACTGTGAAAGAGGAGGATGGCCCATACTTGCTTTCATGCTTTCTGGTCTTCTGTTATATCGCAAACAGTACACTGGTGAGCAGAAGACTCTTGAAATGATCTACAAGCAAGCTCCTCGGGACCTTCTCCAACTTCTTTCTCCTTTGAATCCACAGCCATCCCAGTTGAGATATCTTCAGTATATTTCAAGAAGAAATTTGGGTTCTGATTGGCCTCCCTCAGATACACCACTATTTTTGGATCACCTAATTCTTAGAGTACTTCCCCTCTTTGAAGGGGGAAAAGGGTGCAGGCCAGCTGTACGTGTTTATGGCCAGGACCCTGAAACACCAGCCAATAGAAGTTCCAAGCTTCTGTTTTCAACTTCAAAGACAAAAAAACAAATTCGTCACTTCCTAAAG GAAGAGTGTGCAATGGTGAAAATAGATATTCATTGCCGTATTCAAGGGGATATTGTGCTTGAGTTCATTCATTTGGATGAAGATTTGGTACACGAAGAGATGATCTTCAGAGTTATGTTTAACACAGCTTTTGTTCGAGCAAATGTTTTGACGTTATACCGTGATGAGATTGATGTGTTGTGGGATGCCAAGGATCAATTTCCAAAGGACTTCATAGCAGAG GTACTTTTTTCGGATCCTGATGCTGTTGTACCTGGTCTCACCAGAGTAGTAGCAAGTGATGATGGGAATGAGATAGAAAGTGCTTCACCAGAGGAATTTTTTGAGGTTGAAGAGATCTTCAGCAATGCAGTTGATGCAGTGGAAGGAAAGGTGGATGACAGCAGTCTCATAGTCCCTCACAACAAGCCAGATCAGAAAGATGTCTGGAGGGAGGATGGGGATCCTCCAACATTTCAAGATTGTGCGTCAGATGATGGGAACCACAAACATGACACAAAGGTTTATTCTAGTATAGATGCAGTGAAGGACATAGCAGTGGATGATGTGAATTACAAATTAGATAAGATTAGTTCTGACATTAATACTGTGAAGGATATAGCAGTTGATGATGGAGACATGAAGATTGACTCAGTGGTATTTACTGTTGATGTGCTGAGAGATAGAGAAACGAAGGAAGTTATAGAAGATGTGATTGACAAATTAGAAGAGATGCAAGATAAGGGAAATAGAGCTCATACTATTCCATTGAAGAAGTCAGAGTCTAAGATGTTTGAGCAGAGGTTGAAAACTGACGTTTCCCAACCTAAACCTGAGAAACTATTGTCTGCTTCAAAGAAACAGGCTGCGCTGGACCCAAAACCAGCTTTAGATTCTGTTTTGTTGAAACCAAAGAACGATCAACTGGAACCTCAGGGTCCTGCAAGACAAGCAAAGCCAAACATCATATCTCGGTGGATCCCTCCTAACAACGGCTCTTATACCAATTCAATGCATGTATCTTACCCACCATCAAGATATAACAGTGCACCGCCTGTACTTTCTAGCATCACATCTGATTCAGGTTCGAATCGTAAGGGCTCTATTGGAGCTGTGATACTAGAGGATGTTTCATCTGAGCAAAAAAGTCAGATGGTTGAGCCTTTTAAGTCTACAGACTCTCCAAAAGAAATATTTACCACTCCAATAATTCCAACATCAACTACTGGTTTGCAGCAATCAGTGTCTATTCCACTTCCACCTCCGCACATACCAtccccaccaccaccaccaccaccgccGCCGccgcctcctcctcctcctctatCTAGAACGTCTCTTGCAGCATCACCTCCCCTCCTCCTCCTCCCCGCCCTCCCCCTCCCCCTCTTCTTCCCCCTCCATCCCTCCATCCACCTTACAAAGTGGCAAATATGCAGAATATTGGTATGGTTTCACAACCTGCATTTGCAGCCCCTCCTCCGCCTCCTCCTCCCCCTCCTCTTCCCCCTCCCACGTTTTCTAATAAGCAGACTACTGAACTGGTTATGCCTC CCAGCTCCACCCCCTTGGAAATCTGGGTATTCTTTAGATGCCTCCTTTGTAGCATGTTCTTCATCTCCTCATGCTACTACACTTATCAGCACATCAAAACTTGGTAAtgttcctcctcctcctcccccTCCTCCACCAATTCCAGGTGCTATGACTCCATCTTTCACGCGAGGAGTGCCATCACCCCCACCCCCTCCCCCTCCGCCTCCCATGACTAGAGCTCCAACTACCCCCTTGcccccaccaccaccaccaccaccaccaccacctactAGACATGGAGCTTCACTTCAATCTTCTTATTATGGAGCTTTGCCACCTCCTCCACCACCAATGCCTTCTCATCATGGGGCTTCTCCAGCACCACCTCTTTCTCAAGGAACACCAGCTACACCCCCACCACCCCCGCCTAGGTTTGGTGCCCCTCCTCCTCCACCTCCACCACCCTCATTGAAGTCCACTGCCCCACCTCCACCCCCTCCACCGCCATTGATGTCTAGTGCCCCACCTCCACCTTCATTGCTCCCATCAGTGCCTGGTCCTCCACCTCCACCTCCACCTCCCCCATCGGTGTCTAGTGCCCCACCTCCAAAATTTGGAGtccctcctccaccccctcccccTTTGCGTGGAGCACCACCTCCTCCTCCCCCACGTGGAGCTCCACCCCCACCACCTCCACCTGCTCGTGGAGAACCAGCACCGCCCCCCCCTCCTATGCGTGGGGCACCTGCACCGCCCCCGCCTCCTATGCGGGgggctcctccacctcctccagGTGGAGCACCACCTCCACCGCCACCTCCTGGAGGTCGAGCTCCTGGCCCTCCAGCTCCACCTGGAGCTCCTCGTGGTGCACCTCCGCCTCCACCATTGGGTGCTAGAGCAGCCGATGTGAGAGGTAGAGGGCGTGGGCTATCGCGTCCTGGAGCTGCTGCTGCACCTCGGAGATCTTCCTTAAAGCCATTACACTGGAGCAAGGTTACAAGGGCAATACAAGGAAGCTTATGGGAAGAATTGCAAAGATATGGAGAGCCTCAAAT TGCACCTGAATTTGATGTGTCTGAGATTGAGACTCTTTTCTCTGCTGTTGTTCCTAAACCTGCTGATTCTGGGGGTAAATCTGGAGGCCAACGCAAATCTGCTGGATCAAAACCTGACAAAGTCCACTTG ATTGACTTGAGGAGGGCCAACAACACTGAAATTATGCTCACTAAAGTCAAGATGCCACTTTCTGATATGATG GCTGCAGTGCTAGCAATGGATGATACAGCATTAGATGTAGATCAAGTGGAAAATCTGATAAAGTTTTGCCCAACTAAAGAGGAAATGGAACTTCTCAAG GGCTACAGTGGTGACAAGGAGAATCTAGGAAAGTGTGAACAG TACTTTTTGGAGCTGATGAAAGTGCCACGAGTAGAGTCAAAATTAAGAGTGTTTTCCTTCAAGATTCAGTTTGGTTCTCAG ATTTCTGAATTTAGAAAGAGCTTAAACACAGTAAATTCTGCATGTAATGAG GTACGGAATTCTGTTAAATTAAAGGAGATCATGAAGAAAATTCTCTATCTGGGAAATACATTGAACCAAGGAACCGCAAGGG GTTCTGCTATTGGATTTAAGTTGGACAGTCTTCTAAAGCTCACAGATACACGTGCTTCAACAAGCAAGATGACGCTGATGCATTATCTTTGCAAG GTCCTAGCTGCCAAGGCACCAGCACTTCTAGATTTTCACCTGGAATTTGTTAGCCTTGAGGCTGCAACTAAG ATACAATTAAAATCTCTAGCAGAAGAAATGCAAGCTATAATTAAGGGATTAGAAAAGCTTAAGCAGGAACTGGTTGCCTCTGAAAATGATGGTCCTGTGTCCGAAGTTTTCCGGAAG ACATTAAAGGAATTTATTTCTGTTGCTGAAACGGAGGTGGTGTCGTTAACAAATCTATATTCTATGGTG GGTAGAAATGCAGATGCACTTGCACTCTATTTTGGTGAGGATCCTGCCCGATGCCCGTTTGAGCAAG TTACTGCAACCCTCTTAAATTTTGTGCGGCTGTTTCGGAAAGCACATGAAGAGAATGTTAAACAGGCTGAACTGGACAAGAAGAAAGCCGAGAAGGAGGCTGAAATGGAGAAAGCCAAGGAAGCCAACCTTAAAAAGAAGAGTGCAAAGTAG